One region of Cumulibacter soli genomic DNA includes:
- a CDS encoding DUF3027 domain-containing protein, whose product MQTAPEQHPAADNPVDEVLAAAIDVARQALIEDVPVAMVGAHLGVNPESTSSGHALTHRFVATLPGYVGWYWAISLSRTLDDERITINEVVLLPGDGSIRLEPWVPWAQRIRPDDLHPGDLVPTDPADDRLVPGYTLSDDPQVEAVATELGLGRERVLSRDGRLDAAARWGNGPHSSTAAMARHAPAHCGTCGFYLPLGGSMQGLFGACANEVSPADAHVVAADFGCGAHSDATRDLELQLAKRRPLIYNTRAVDVTTLPRGGTLSAERRAIAVATLAAVRLDAEQRRSRAKRMMSAAQVISAVRLAFAERQKAPTASSTH is encoded by the coding sequence ATGCAGACCGCGCCAGAGCAGCACCCCGCAGCCGATAACCCCGTCGACGAGGTGCTCGCGGCGGCGATCGATGTGGCGCGCCAGGCGCTGATCGAGGACGTCCCGGTCGCAATGGTCGGCGCTCATTTGGGTGTGAACCCCGAATCAACGAGTTCAGGTCACGCACTCACGCACCGATTCGTCGCGACGCTACCGGGGTACGTCGGCTGGTACTGGGCGATCAGCCTGTCGCGGACGCTTGATGATGAGCGGATCACGATCAACGAGGTAGTGCTGCTGCCCGGCGACGGCTCGATCCGACTCGAACCATGGGTGCCGTGGGCGCAGCGGATTCGCCCAGACGATCTGCACCCGGGCGATCTCGTGCCCACTGACCCCGCGGACGACCGGTTGGTGCCGGGGTACACGCTCAGTGACGATCCACAAGTTGAGGCCGTTGCGACGGAACTCGGCCTGGGCCGCGAACGAGTGCTATCGCGGGACGGCCGCTTGGACGCGGCCGCGCGATGGGGTAACGGCCCGCACTCGTCGACGGCCGCGATGGCGCGGCATGCACCTGCGCACTGCGGTACCTGCGGGTTCTACCTCCCGTTGGGCGGCTCAATGCAGGGCCTGTTTGGTGCCTGCGCCAACGAAGTCTCCCCGGCTGACGCCCACGTGGTCGCCGCCGACTTCGGATGTGGGGCACATTCGGATGCCACGCGCGACCTGGAACTGCAATTGGCCAAGCGACGCCCGCTGATCTACAACACGCGCGCGGTCGATGTGACCACTTTGCCGCGCGGCGGCACCCTGTCGGCCGAACGACGCGCGATCGCCGTCGCCACCCTCGCCGCCGTACGCCTGGACGCCGAACAGCGGCGCAGTCGCGCGAAG
- a CDS encoding cold-shock protein: protein MPTGRVKWYDADKGFGFVSQDGGGDDVFAPKSALPTGVNELKKGQRVEYGIADGRRGPQVLSMRLLDRTPSVVAATRRKPEELTPIVEDLIKLLDDVSNGLRRGRYPDRSHGTKVATVLRAVADDLDA, encoded by the coding sequence GTGCCAACCGGACGTGTGAAGTGGTACGACGCCGACAAGGGCTTCGGATTCGTGTCGCAAGATGGCGGCGGTGACGACGTCTTCGCCCCGAAGTCAGCGTTGCCGACCGGGGTCAACGAACTGAAGAAGGGTCAGCGCGTCGAATACGGCATCGCCGACGGCCGCCGGGGACCTCAGGTGCTCTCAATGCGGCTGCTCGATCGGACCCCGTCCGTGGTCGCCGCAACTCGGCGCAAGCCGGAGGAGCTCACTCCAATCGTCGAAGACCTGATCAAACTGCTCGACGATGTTTCTAACGGCCTACGCCGCGGCCGTTACCCGGACCGCTCGCACGGTACGAAGGTCGCCACGGTGCTGCGCGCGGTGGCCGACGACCTCGACGCGTAA
- a CDS encoding MFS transporter, whose product MTLPGFPPAGGGERSSGSPRESYGAGEPPAGGNRSRRDSAYRGRAERGPAERGRSTPDDFPRESHPTEARTGTGRGARMLEATRVFTKTTARRIDDVSRADGAEKTGLRTLIWSNALSMGGDAFVTVYLAATLFFAAPGEQQRSNVALYLLVTVAPFAVIAPVIGPLLDRIDRGRRVAIAATYALRAVLCYLLAVNTDSTVVLYICALLLLVFSRAFNVLRAAVVPRVLPDDMPLVTANSRLNVFGVCGAGALGGIGVALMNVFNFFEPSGDEEATLGFTIELIVGALVFLLGAWLAMRLPARVDTDQGEGKVAMSARGDGGSRERKTSSGVRIVLGTHVVTALRSSSVQKFLGGFLTFFMVFYIQSTIEGFSGLVALGALGAAAGVGSLIGVSLGTRFATTSPDRLVLIASGVLVACSIFAAVTPGVVISIIVALIAAILSALGKIGLDAIIQREIPEDFRSSAFSRSETMLQLAWVFGGTVGILLPTSEGQLWVGWTVATVLMSVAFGLTLWARHKAHQTGAQQAAVQPKVRSNTRFAIGRNRRDKDAEAPRGRPRRRSAPPRGSDVTPRADGQRPGSGEPLPERQRPQRQRPVAEGAPAPSDDNWLSTPAPDARRTKALPDFRAAGLRPPPSPRNDRPRNEDA is encoded by the coding sequence ATGACCTTGCCTGGCTTCCCTCCCGCTGGCGGCGGTGAGCGTTCGTCTGGCTCCCCTCGCGAGTCGTACGGCGCTGGCGAACCTCCGGCCGGCGGCAATCGATCCCGCCGCGACTCCGCATACCGTGGACGGGCCGAGCGTGGCCCAGCCGAGCGTGGCCGCAGCACCCCCGACGATTTTCCGCGCGAGTCCCACCCCACCGAGGCCAGGACAGGAACCGGCCGCGGCGCGCGGATGTTGGAAGCAACCCGCGTGTTCACCAAGACCACTGCGCGGCGCATCGACGACGTCTCCAGGGCGGACGGCGCGGAGAAGACCGGGCTGCGCACACTGATCTGGTCGAACGCGCTCAGCATGGGCGGCGATGCGTTCGTCACCGTCTATCTGGCGGCCACGCTGTTCTTTGCCGCGCCGGGCGAACAGCAGCGCAGCAACGTTGCCCTGTACTTATTGGTCACGGTCGCGCCATTCGCGGTGATCGCCCCGGTCATCGGCCCCCTGCTCGATCGGATTGATCGAGGACGACGCGTCGCCATCGCTGCGACGTACGCGCTACGTGCCGTGCTGTGCTACCTGCTGGCGGTCAATACCGACTCCACCGTGGTGCTGTATATCTGCGCGCTGCTTTTGCTGGTGTTCTCGCGCGCCTTCAACGTGCTGCGCGCGGCCGTGGTCCCCCGTGTCTTACCGGATGACATGCCCCTGGTGACAGCGAACTCCCGCCTCAATGTGTTCGGAGTGTGCGGCGCGGGCGCCCTCGGCGGCATCGGCGTGGCGTTGATGAACGTATTCAACTTCTTTGAGCCGTCCGGCGACGAGGAAGCAACGCTCGGCTTCACGATCGAATTGATCGTCGGCGCGCTCGTGTTCCTACTCGGCGCGTGGCTCGCGATGCGGCTACCCGCGCGGGTCGACACCGACCAGGGTGAGGGCAAGGTCGCGATGAGCGCCCGCGGCGACGGCGGGTCCCGTGAGCGCAAGACCTCCTCGGGTGTGCGGATCGTGCTCGGCACCCATGTGGTCACCGCCCTGCGCTCCAGCAGCGTGCAGAAGTTCCTCGGCGGGTTCCTCACGTTCTTCATGGTCTTCTACATCCAGTCCACGATCGAAGGGTTCAGCGGTCTGGTGGCCCTAGGCGCGCTCGGCGCCGCCGCCGGTGTGGGATCCCTGATCGGTGTCTCGCTGGGCACTCGCTTCGCGACGACCTCACCGGACCGGCTGGTCCTTATTGCTAGCGGCGTGCTCGTCGCCTGCAGCATCTTCGCCGCGGTGACCCCCGGTGTGGTGATCTCGATCATCGTCGCGCTGATCGCCGCCATCCTGTCGGCACTCGGCAAGATCGGGCTGGACGCGATCATTCAGCGCGAAATTCCCGAAGACTTCCGTTCCTCGGCGTTCAGCCGGAGCGAGACGATGCTGCAGCTCGCGTGGGTGTTCGGTGGCACCGTCGGCATCCTCTTGCCTACCTCCGAGGGACAGTTGTGGGTGGGTTGGACGGTGGCGACAGTGCTGATGTCGGTCGCGTTCGGGCTCACCTTATGGGCGAGGCACAAGGCGCATCAGACCGGCGCGCAACAGGCCGCCGTACAGCCGAAGGTCCGCTCCAACACTCGGTTCGCGATCGGCCGCAATCGACGCGACAAGGACGCTGAGGCGCCGCGCGGTCGCCCGCGCCGCCGCTCGGCACCGCCTCGCGGATCGGATGTAACACCCCGCGCCGACGGCCAGCGCCCGGGGTCCGGCGAACCGCTGCCTGAGCGGCAGCGGCCGCAGCGCCAACGGCCCGTGGCTGAGGGGGCACCAGCGCCATCGGACGACAATTGGTTGAGCACGCCCGCGCCGGACGCCCGACGTACGAAAGCACTACCGGACTTCCGCGCCGCCGGACTGCGGCCGCCACCATCACCGCGCAACGATCGACCACGAAACGAGGATGCGTGA
- a CDS encoding DUF2771 family protein: MTSAHSGYRRGWIFALFLALSMLLSACSDTSDASPEIKVAIGNATTTLTPTLYCVDGEAQLADENSKTAALEAAPDTAVAISVPQQVADVGWTIQIWSVSDTDTGAVPLEQIGNVDAGTAREFDGFTTSDVVPNRYFVIIALPEDPDCNAQGSAGIWTLLVSRVG; this comes from the coding sequence GTGACGTCAGCACATTCCGGCTATCGCCGCGGATGGATTTTCGCCCTGTTCCTCGCGCTCAGCATGCTGCTGTCCGCCTGTAGCGATACCAGCGACGCCAGTCCGGAGATCAAAGTCGCGATCGGCAACGCCACCACGACCCTCACCCCCACGCTGTACTGCGTGGACGGTGAGGCACAGCTCGCGGACGAGAACAGTAAGACCGCAGCCCTCGAAGCGGCCCCGGACACGGCCGTGGCAATCAGCGTGCCGCAGCAGGTCGCGGACGTCGGCTGGACGATTCAGATCTGGTCGGTGAGCGATACCGACACCGGCGCCGTCCCGCTGGAGCAGATCGGCAACGTGGATGCCGGTACCGCGCGAGAGTTCGATGGGTTCACCACGTCGGACGTCGTACCCAATCGGTACTTCGTGATTATCGCGCTGCCCGAGGACCCCGACTGCAACGCGCAGGGCTCCGCCGGGATCTGGACGCTACTGGTCTCACGCGTCGGGTAG